In Streptomyces alboniger, the following are encoded in one genomic region:
- the fabF gene encoding beta-ketoacyl-ACP synthase II yields MTGTRERRDIRRRVMVTGYGAVTPLGHSADATWKAMVAGRSGIDTVEAIDVTDLGVRIGGQVRGFEPGDYMPAAVSRRADPYAQYALAAALEAVEHAALVVTERLAPRISVVIGSGYGPVGSIYRAADRLRARGPRAIGPFTQVTTAMDSSACEISMRLGTQGPCRAQSTACASGSDAVGAGMRMISHGEADVVLAGGADACVTTVDLAGSGNARALSRRNDDPTAACRPFDGQRDGFVMSEGAAVLVLEAAEVAEARGATPLAELTGYGASSDAHHWTAPHPEGRGACLAVEAALRDAGVTGTDVDYVNAHGTGTLLNDATETAVLRRVLGERVTRIPVSSTKSMTGHMIGAAGAVELVASIQALRTGDVPPTINCDDPIDPDINFVAHHTQHHRGLRTALSNSFGFGGHNAALVIRAI; encoded by the coding sequence GTGACAGGCACCAGAGAGCGGCGCGACATCCGACGCCGGGTGATGGTCACCGGGTACGGGGCCGTCACGCCCCTTGGCCACAGCGCCGACGCGACGTGGAAGGCGATGGTGGCCGGGCGCAGCGGCATCGACACCGTGGAAGCGATCGACGTGACGGATCTGGGGGTACGGATCGGCGGTCAGGTCCGCGGATTCGAACCCGGCGACTACATGCCCGCGGCTGTCAGCCGTCGTGCCGACCCGTACGCGCAGTACGCGCTCGCCGCGGCGCTGGAGGCCGTCGAGCACGCCGCACTGGTGGTGACCGAGCGGCTGGCACCCCGGATCTCGGTGGTCATCGGCAGTGGCTACGGTCCGGTGGGGTCGATCTATCGGGCCGCGGACCGGCTGCGCGCCAGAGGGCCCCGGGCGATCGGTCCGTTCACCCAGGTCACGACCGCCATGGACAGCTCGGCCTGTGAGATCAGCATGCGCCTGGGCACCCAAGGGCCCTGCCGCGCTCAGAGCACCGCGTGCGCCAGCGGCTCGGACGCGGTGGGCGCGGGGATGCGCATGATCAGCCACGGCGAGGCCGACGTCGTCCTCGCCGGCGGCGCCGACGCCTGCGTCACCACCGTCGACCTCGCGGGCAGCGGCAACGCCCGCGCGCTGTCCCGGCGCAACGACGACCCGACAGCCGCGTGCAGGCCGTTCGACGGGCAGCGCGACGGGTTCGTGATGAGCGAGGGAGCCGCCGTCCTGGTGCTGGAGGCCGCCGAGGTGGCCGAGGCGCGCGGTGCGACCCCGCTGGCCGAACTCACCGGCTACGGAGCCAGCTCCGACGCCCACCACTGGACCGCCCCGCACCCCGAGGGGCGGGGTGCGTGCCTGGCCGTCGAGGCGGCGCTGCGCGACGCGGGGGTCACGGGAACGGATGTGGATTACGTCAACGCCCACGGCACCGGCACCCTCCTGAACGACGCCACGGAGACCGCCGTCCTGCGCAGGGTGCTGGGGGAGCGGGTCACCCGGATCCCGGTCAGCTCCACCAAATCGATGACCGGTCACATGATCGGTGCGGCCGGTGCGGTCGAGCTGGTGGCGTCGATCCAGGCCCTGCGCACGGGTGACGTCCCGCCGACGATCAACTGCGACGACCCGATCGACCCGGACATCAACTTCGTCGCCCACCACACCCAGCACCATCGGGGTCTGCGGACCGCGCTCAGCAACTCCTTCGGATTCGGCGGCCACAACGCCGCCCTCGTCATCCGCGCGATCTGA